In Phenylobacterium zucineum HLK1, one DNA window encodes the following:
- the ppsA gene encoding phosphoenolpyruvate synthase translates to MAPAHYIRPFDTLALGDVPLVGGKTASLGELQQLLKGAKVAVPEGFAITAQAYRDALTGAGAWEPLRALLEGLDVEDVAELARRAAEARRIVYEATGGEDLRRQIVEGFRELKRAVGADISVAVRSSATAEDLPTASFAGQHESFLHVRDEAALIEACRRCFASLFTDRAVVYRTHNGFDHLKVALSIAVMRMVRSDRAASGVTFTLDTESGFRDVVFVTGAYGLGENVVQGLVDPDEFYVHKPTFRQGYRAVLKRSLGAKQTRIVWDRRAGGAALKTLPVGRAERGRYCLTDAEVMDLTDVAIRIEDHYSKRAGRPTPMDIEWAKDAVDGRLYVVQARPETVASQRGQTLETFRLTGSGPVLATGKAVGERIASGRVRVIRGPADLRAFQEGEVLVAPATSPDWEPVMKRAAAVVTDRGGRTCHAAIVARELGLPAVVGAGDATARLGDGGLVTVSCAEGETGRVYQGRVPFEVTRLDLASLATPVTEVMLNLAHPELAFRFAQLPSAGVGLARLEFVIGEQIRLHPMAAAHPDRVTSARQRAQIARLSRGFPSPRAYFVERLVEGAGVIAAAFHPRPVIVRLSDFKTNEYARLTGGADFEPREENPMLGFRGASRYAHPLYADGFALECEALARVRRDLGLKNLKVMIPFCRRVEEARRVLDAMAANGLKRGEDGLEVYVMCEIPNNVIQIDAFAELFDGFSIGSNDLTQLVLGVDRDSETVAFDFDERDPGVLEMLRQAVTGAHRNGRHVGICGEAPATYPEVAAFLAGVGIDSISVNPQSLPRTLAAVREAEAAAAKAPARELSKIGGV, encoded by the coding sequence ATGGCGCCTGCCCACTACATCCGACCCTTCGACACCCTGGCCCTTGGGGACGTGCCCCTGGTGGGCGGCAAGACCGCCTCGCTGGGCGAGCTGCAGCAGCTGCTGAAGGGGGCGAAGGTCGCCGTGCCCGAGGGGTTCGCGATCACCGCCCAGGCGTACCGGGACGCGCTGACCGGGGCCGGCGCCTGGGAGCCGCTGCGGGCGCTGCTGGAAGGACTGGACGTCGAGGACGTGGCCGAGCTGGCGCGCCGGGCGGCCGAGGCCCGGCGGATCGTCTACGAGGCGACAGGCGGCGAGGACCTGCGCCGCCAGATCGTCGAGGGCTTCCGTGAGCTGAAGCGGGCGGTGGGGGCCGACATCAGCGTGGCGGTGCGCAGCTCGGCCACCGCCGAGGACCTGCCGACAGCCAGCTTCGCCGGCCAGCACGAGAGCTTCCTGCACGTGCGCGACGAGGCCGCGCTGATCGAGGCGTGCCGCCGCTGCTTCGCGTCGCTGTTCACCGACCGGGCGGTGGTCTACCGGACCCACAACGGCTTCGACCACCTGAAGGTCGCGCTCTCCATCGCGGTGATGCGGATGGTCCGTTCCGACCGGGCGGCCAGCGGGGTGACCTTCACCCTGGACACCGAGAGCGGGTTCCGGGACGTGGTGTTCGTCACCGGCGCCTACGGCCTGGGCGAGAACGTGGTGCAGGGCCTCGTCGACCCGGACGAGTTCTACGTCCACAAGCCGACGTTCCGGCAGGGCTACCGCGCGGTGCTGAAGCGCAGCCTGGGGGCCAAGCAGACCCGCATCGTCTGGGACCGCAGGGCCGGCGGCGCGGCGCTGAAGACCTTGCCGGTCGGCAGGGCCGAGCGCGGCCGCTACTGCCTGACCGACGCCGAGGTCATGGACCTGACCGACGTGGCGATCCGCATCGAGGACCACTACTCCAAGCGCGCCGGGCGGCCGACGCCGATGGACATCGAGTGGGCCAAGGACGCGGTGGACGGGCGGCTCTACGTCGTCCAGGCGCGGCCCGAGACCGTGGCCTCGCAGCGCGGCCAGACCCTGGAGACCTTCCGCCTGACCGGCTCGGGACCCGTGCTCGCGACCGGCAAGGCGGTGGGCGAGCGGATCGCCTCGGGACGGGTGCGGGTGATCCGCGGCCCCGCGGACCTGCGGGCGTTCCAGGAAGGCGAGGTGCTGGTGGCGCCCGCGACCAGCCCAGACTGGGAGCCGGTGATGAAGCGCGCGGCGGCCGTGGTCACCGACCGCGGCGGGCGCACCTGCCACGCCGCCATCGTCGCCCGGGAGCTGGGCCTGCCGGCGGTGGTGGGGGCGGGGGACGCCACGGCGCGGCTGGGGGACGGCGGCCTCGTCACCGTCTCCTGCGCCGAGGGCGAGACCGGCCGGGTCTACCAGGGGCGGGTCCCGTTCGAGGTGACGCGGCTGGACCTGGCCTCGCTGGCGACGCCCGTCACGGAGGTGATGCTGAACCTGGCGCATCCCGAGCTGGCCTTCCGGTTCGCCCAGCTGCCCTCGGCGGGCGTGGGCCTGGCCAGGCTGGAGTTCGTGATCGGCGAGCAGATCCGGCTGCACCCGATGGCGGCGGCGCATCCGGACCGGGTGACCTCGGCCCGGCAACGGGCGCAGATCGCCCGGCTGTCGCGCGGCTTTCCCTCGCCGCGGGCCTATTTCGTCGAGCGGCTGGTGGAGGGCGCGGGCGTGATCGCGGCCGCCTTCCACCCGCGGCCGGTGATCGTCCGGCTGTCGGACTTCAAGACCAACGAGTACGCCCGCCTGACCGGCGGGGCCGACTTCGAGCCCCGCGAGGAGAACCCGATGCTGGGGTTCCGGGGCGCCTCCCGCTACGCCCATCCGCTCTACGCCGACGGCTTCGCCCTGGAGTGCGAGGCCCTGGCGCGGGTGCGGCGGGACCTCGGCCTGAAGAACCTGAAGGTGATGATCCCCTTCTGCCGGCGGGTGGAGGAGGCCCGGCGCGTGCTGGACGCCATGGCCGCCAACGGCCTGAAGCGCGGCGAGGACGGGCTGGAGGTCTATGTGATGTGCGAGATCCCCAACAACGTCATCCAGATCGACGCCTTCGCCGAGCTGTTCGACGGGTTCTCGATCGGCTCAAACGACCTGACCCAGCTCGTGCTGGGCGTGGACCGCGACTCCGAGACGGTGGCCTTCGACTTCGACGAGCGCGACCCGGGCGTGCTGGAGATGCTGCGCCAGGCGGTGACCGGGGCGCACCGCAACGGCCGGCACGTGGGCATCTGCGGCGAGGCGCCGGCGACCTATCCCGAGGTCGCGGCGTTTCTCGCCGGCGTCGGCATCGACTCCATCAGCGTCAATCCGCAGAGCCTGCCGCGCACGCTGGCCGCGGTGCGCGAGGCGGAAGCCGCGGCCGCCAAGGCGCCGGCCCGGGAGCTGTCGAAGATCGGCGGTGTTTGA
- a CDS encoding cation-translocating P-type ATPase, whose protein sequence is MAMPPDDLTPSRLTGLSEAEAARRLALHGPNRVSERRTRRLPQIVLDALREPMFLLLFGAVGLYFAVGDFAEAAFLFLGAVATIGLGVAQEARSERALAALARLAEPTARVIRDGAERRIPAAQLVPGDVFLVAEGGRAPADAVLLSGDVLSVDESVLTGEAATVLKRPDPHLAADRAPDPPGASDSPWLYAGSLVARGQGVARVAATGKATRIGAIGASLSALTEGPTPLQRATRRVVRQLGLFAFAVAGSVLLIYGLGRDDWMAGALASLTIGIALIPEEFPMVLAVFLALGGWRLAQKNVLVRRSAAIETLGAISVLAVDKTGTLTRNHMTVASVWRRSREWDCAEGAPGDPEPKALIEAALLASAVRPLDPMDRALHELAGPGALGERVPLRSFPLRPDRLAFIQAWPDGDAVIFAAKGAPEAVFDLCRLHGAARAGLEAVVADLARRGLRVLGVATARRAHDHHADPGDEAYAFQGLVAFEDPVREEVPPALAAAQAAGVRVVMITGDYPATALAIARRAGIGRAGGALTGADIAAMDDASLREAVRGTDVFARISPDQKLRLVEALRAGGELVGMFGDGVNDAPALEAAHVGVAMGERGTDVAREAADLVLLDDRFVSIVSGIGEGRRIFANLRFALAYLVAVHVPMAGLALLPPLLGLGPVLFPMQVVLLELVIDPVCALVFESRPASRTSMRRPPRDPGEPLFGGRRLLTAAVQGLVVLAVVFGLHLLLLEQGVPEAQARATALIGLVAANLGMAGVLSAGAAGADARRQRPAFGLIVLFAGGMLAASVWFPSFAALFQAEPPGLLAAFTAAAAGLAAGLGVGVAALLQEGRFVRRRAAP, encoded by the coding sequence ATGGCGATGCCTCCTGACGACCTGACGCCGTCCCGCCTGACGGGCCTCAGCGAGGCCGAGGCGGCGCGCAGGCTCGCCCTGCACGGTCCGAACCGGGTGTCGGAGCGCCGCACGCGGCGGCTGCCGCAGATCGTCCTGGACGCCCTGCGCGAGCCCATGTTCCTGCTGCTGTTCGGCGCGGTGGGCCTCTATTTCGCGGTCGGCGACTTCGCCGAGGCGGCCTTCCTCTTCCTCGGCGCGGTGGCGACCATCGGCCTGGGGGTCGCCCAGGAGGCCCGCAGCGAACGGGCGCTGGCGGCGCTGGCCCGCCTGGCCGAGCCCACCGCGCGGGTGATCCGCGACGGCGCCGAGCGGCGCATCCCCGCCGCCCAGCTCGTTCCCGGCGACGTGTTCCTGGTGGCGGAAGGCGGCCGGGCCCCCGCCGACGCCGTGCTGCTGTCGGGCGACGTGCTGTCGGTGGACGAGTCGGTGCTGACCGGCGAGGCCGCGACGGTGCTGAAGCGGCCCGACCCGCACCTGGCGGCGGATCGCGCGCCGGACCCGCCGGGCGCGTCCGACAGCCCCTGGCTCTACGCCGGGTCGCTGGTGGCGCGCGGCCAGGGGGTCGCGCGCGTGGCCGCGACCGGCAAGGCGACCCGGATCGGCGCCATCGGCGCATCGCTCTCGGCCCTCACCGAAGGGCCCACCCCGCTGCAGCGCGCGACCCGGCGGGTGGTGCGCCAGCTGGGCCTGTTCGCCTTCGCCGTCGCGGGGTCGGTGCTGCTGATCTACGGGCTCGGCCGCGACGACTGGATGGCGGGCGCCCTGGCCAGCCTGACGATCGGCATCGCGCTGATCCCCGAGGAATTCCCCATGGTGCTGGCGGTGTTCCTGGCCCTCGGCGGATGGCGCCTGGCGCAGAAGAACGTGCTGGTGCGCCGCTCGGCCGCCATCGAGACCCTGGGGGCGATCAGCGTGCTGGCGGTGGACAAGACCGGCACGCTCACCCGCAACCACATGACCGTCGCCTCCGTCTGGCGCCGGAGCCGGGAATGGGACTGCGCCGAAGGGGCGCCCGGCGATCCCGAGCCGAAGGCGCTGATCGAGGCCGCGCTCCTGGCCTCGGCGGTGCGGCCGCTCGACCCCATGGACCGGGCGCTGCACGAGCTCGCCGGACCGGGAGCGCTGGGCGAGCGGGTCCCGCTGCGTTCGTTCCCGCTGCGGCCGGACCGGCTGGCGTTCATCCAGGCCTGGCCGGACGGCGACGCCGTGATCTTCGCGGCCAAGGGCGCGCCCGAGGCGGTGTTCGACCTGTGCCGGCTGCACGGCGCGGCGCGGGCCGGGCTGGAGGCGGTCGTCGCCGACCTCGCGCGGCGGGGCCTGCGGGTGCTGGGCGTCGCCACGGCGCGGCGGGCGCACGACCATCACGCCGACCCGGGCGACGAGGCCTACGCCTTCCAGGGACTGGTCGCCTTCGAGGATCCGGTGCGCGAGGAGGTGCCGCCGGCCCTGGCCGCGGCCCAGGCCGCCGGCGTGCGGGTGGTGATGATCACCGGCGACTATCCGGCCACCGCCCTGGCGATCGCCCGTCGCGCGGGGATCGGACGTGCGGGCGGGGCGCTGACCGGCGCCGACATCGCCGCCATGGACGATGCGAGCCTGCGCGAGGCGGTCCGCGGGACCGACGTGTTCGCGCGCATCAGCCCGGACCAGAAGCTGCGCCTGGTCGAGGCGCTGCGCGCCGGCGGCGAGCTGGTCGGCATGTTCGGCGACGGGGTGAACGACGCCCCGGCCCTCGAGGCGGCCCACGTCGGCGTGGCCATGGGCGAGCGGGGGACCGATGTCGCGCGTGAGGCCGCCGACCTCGTGCTGCTGGACGACCGCTTCGTCTCGATCGTGTCCGGGATCGGGGAAGGCCGGCGCATCTTCGCAAACCTGCGCTTCGCCCTGGCCTACCTGGTGGCCGTGCACGTGCCGATGGCGGGCCTGGCCCTGCTGCCGCCGCTGCTGGGCCTGGGGCCGGTGCTGTTCCCGATGCAGGTGGTGCTGCTGGAGTTGGTGATCGACCCGGTCTGCGCCCTGGTGTTCGAGAGCCGGCCGGCCTCGCGCACCTCGATGCGCCGGCCGCCGCGCGATCCGGGCGAGCCGCTGTTCGGGGGCCGGCGGCTGCTGACGGCGGCGGTCCAGGGTCTGGTGGTGCTGGCCGTGGTGTTCGGTCTGCACCTGCTGCTGCTGGAGCAGGGCGTTCCCGAGGCCCAGGCGCGGGCGACGGCGCTGATCGGCCTCGTGGCCGCCAACCTCGGCATGGCGGGCGTGCTCAGCGCCGGGGCGGCCGGCGCCGATGCGCGGCGCCAGCGGCCCGCCTTCGGCCTGATCGTCCTCTTCGCCGGCGGCATGCTGGCGGCCAGCGTCTGGTTCCCGTCCTTCGCGGCTCTGTTCCAGGCCGAGCCGCCCGGCCTGCTCGCCGCCTTCACGGCGGCCGCGGCCGGCCTCGCGGCCGGGCTGGGGGTCGGGGTCGCCGCCCTGCTGCAGGAGGGCCGCTTCGTCCGCCGCCGGGCGGCTCCGTAG